One Mycolicibacterium fallax genomic window, GGCGTACACCTCGCGGTACACGCTGATGGTGGTGACGATGATGATCATCGTCACCGGGCCCAGCACGATGCCCCAGAACCCGAACATGCTCAGGCCGGCGAACACCGCCATCAGCATCAGCGCCGGATCCAGGTGCGCGTTCTTGGGAACCAGGAACGGGCGCAGCAGGTTGTCGATGTTGGTGACCACCAGCAGGTGGAACACCACCACGAAGATGCCGCCGATCACGTTGCCGAACAACGCCATGCCGATGCCGATCGGGATGGTGACGATCCCGGCGCCCAGCGGGATGAACGACAGCGCGGTCAAGAAGATGACGAACATGAAGAAGCCGTCGTGCACGCCGGCGATGTACAGCGACACCGACGCCGCGACGCCCTGGCACAGCGCGATGATGAACTGGCCGCGGACGGTCGCGGTGACCATCGCGCCGACCCGCTCCAGGTACAGGTCGGAGGCCTGCTCGCCCAGCGGGTTCAGGTCGCGGAACAGCGCGAGCACCCGGTCGCCCTTGGTCAGCAGCGACAGGAACACGTAGAGGAAGATGATCGCCGAGGCGATCGCCCACGCGACCCCGCCGACCGACTCGCGCGCCACGCTCAGGGTTGCGCTGCCGACGGTCTGGGCGGCCTTGGAGACCCAGTCCCGGATGCCGTCGGCCGACAGCGACACGTCGAGGTACGGAATGCGCCCGAGTGCGTCGTTGACCGAGCCGAGCACCCGGTTGCCGAGTTCGGTCAGGTCGGTCTTGGCCATCCACTGGCCAACCCCGTTGATCATCTGCGAGATCTGCACGATGGCCAGAAAAAGGATCCCGCCGACCGGGACCAGCACCATCAGGGTCGCCGCCAGCAGCGTCGTCGTCGCCGACAGGCCGGCGTTCATCCGCCGGCGCAGCCGCCGGTAGATCGGGTGGAACAGGTAGGCCAGGATCGCGCCGACGGCCATCAGCACCAGGTAACTGCGCAGGAAGTACGCGCCGAACAGCAGCGCCAGGACCGTCAGGACCGCCAGCGCGCGGCGCTGTGCGGCGGTGAACTGATGCAGCATGGGCCGACCCTATCGCCGCCGGTGGTTGCGGGTTGGTCAGTCCGGCTTCGGATCTCCCAGCCGCGCGCGGATCGCCGTCCACGGGTCGGCGTACTGGCCGGGCCAGCGGTGGTAGGCGGAGCGACGGCTCAGCACCGCCCGCGCGATCGGGCCGGCCAGCTTGAACAGCACTCGCTTGGCGCCGGTGTCGGCGCGGATCTGGGCCATCATCTCCGGCCAGGAGTGCTGCTGGAACTCCAGGATCTGCTGCGCCTCGGCGGTGTCCATCCAGTCGGTGGCAAACCAGTCGACGTCACTGTCGGGGTTGCCGGGCCGGCCCGCGGAGAACCCGCCGCTCATGCCCATCGCGCCGGCCACCCGCTCGGCCACCTCGCCCTGCAGCTGGCGGTGGGTGGCGTCGTCGCCGCCGATCAGCAGGGTCTTGCCGACCGCGCCGTCGCGGACGGTGGCCGCGGAGAACGCCGAGGCGACATCGCGCACGTCGACGGTCTGCAGCCGGCCGTCGGTGGGCAGCACGCTCTCGAAATACAGCATCTCCTCGGGCTGGTTGAGGCTCAGGTTGACGCTGATCACCCCGCCCAGCCGCAGGATCGCCCAGTCCAGCTCGCTGGCCCGGACCAGTTCCTCGGCCGCCAGCTTCTGGCTGCCGTAGAGGTCGCCGGGGACGGTCGGGGTGTCCGCGCGCAGCACCCCGGTGACGGTGTGTGGGTTGCGCGGGCCGTACACCGCGATGCTGGAGGCGTGTACGAACCGCGGCCGGTCGGCCAGCTTGGCGGCGGCGGCCAGCAGGTTGGCGGTGCCGTCGACGTTGACCTTGCGGGCCAGCGCGCGGCGGGAGTAGCAGAACGGGGCGATGATCGCCGCCAGGTGCACGATGGCGGTCGGCTTGACCTCGGCGACCAGCCGCTCGATGGCGGCGGGGTCGGTCAGGTCGGCGTAGCGGACCTCGACGCCGGACATGGTCTCGGCCGCCGCACGGTTGGCCGGCACGTCCAGGTCGGTGGCGACCACCCGGCGGCCCTCACCGGCGATCTGCCGAACGGTCGCGGATCCGACCAGTCCGAAGGCCCCCGTCACCAGAACGGTCATCTGATTCTCCTCCCGAGAGAATGTGCAATTCGCGAAGTCTTGCACACCGTTTCGGGCGGTGCCGAGCCGGCGAGCGGGCTCACTTCTTGGCGGCGTGCTCCATCTCGTGGAACATCGACACGTAGTAGTCCAGGCAGTGCTCGGTGGCGTCGACGGTGGTGTACACCGGCTCGTAGCCCAGGTCACGACGGGCCTTCTCGGTGGAGAAGTAGTTGTCCAGGTAGAGCCGCTCGATGGCGGTCGGCTCCAGCGGCGGGGCCATGATGCCGAACTTGAAGTGCAGCTTCTGCCAGAATGTGACGATCTTGTGGAGCGGCGCGCCGGGCACCCGCAGCTTGGGCCAGCTGCGGCCGCAGGACTCGATGACCGGCCGGGCGAAGTCGAACATGTTGATCGGCTCGCCGTCGTTGATGAAGTACGCCTGGCCGGGGGCGGTGCCGCCGGGCACCAGATGCCGGCCGGCCAGGATGAAGCCGTGCGCCAGGTTGTGCACGTAGGAGTTGTCCAGCTTGGCGTCGGCGCCGCCGATCAGCACCTTGACGTGCCCGGCGATGACGCTCTCGAAGAGCTTGCGGAACATCGTCTGATCGCCGCGGCCCCAGATCCCGCTGGGCCGGATCGAGCAGGTCAGCATGCCCTCGACGCCGTTCTGGGCGAGCACGTAACGCTCCGCGGCCACCTTGGTCTCGGTGTAGAGGTCGTTGAAGCGGTCGGTGTAGGGCAGCGTCTCGTCGCCGCCGGAGATCGGCTGCCCGCCCATCACCACGCTGTTGGAGGCGGTGTAGACGAAGCGCTGCACCCCGGCGTCCTGGGCGGCGCGCACCAGGTTCTGGGTGCCGCCGACGTTGACGGCGAAGTTGCGCTCGCGGTACTCGGGGGTGACCGACGCGCCGCCCATCAGCTCGATGATCGCCGCGGTGTGGAAGATGGTGTCGATGCCCTCGACGGCCTTGGCGACGGCTTCCGGGTCGGTGATGTCGCCGAGGACCGTCTCCAGATTGTCCTGGTCGGGCAGCGGCGAGGGCACGCGATCGGTCGACCGGACCCGATGGCCGGTGGCGAGCAGCTCGCGGACGAGGTTGGCGCCGAGGAAGCCGGAGCCGCCAGTCACCAGGACGTGGCCGAGGTCGGTGGTCAGTGCGGGGTCACCCATGTGACGAGCATAACTGAAACGTGTTCCAGTTATGAATCCCCGGGCGCCGGTCAGTTTCGGTCGGCGTCCTCGGCTCGGGCCGCGGCCGCCAGCGTGTCCTCCACCCGCTGCCGCGCCCCGGCCAGCTGCTCCTCGCAGCGTTTGGCCAGCTGTTCGCCTCTTTCCCAGAGTCGCAGCGACTCATCGAGGGTCAGCCCGCCGCGCTCCAGCACGGCCACCACGTCGATCAGCTCGTCGCGGCACTGCTCGTAGCCGAGTTCACTAATGGGCGTCGCATCGTCAGTGCTCATCGATTCCTCCGTGTTCCTCTGCGGGCAGCCCGCCCGGCAGCT contains:
- a CDS encoding NAD-dependent epimerase/dehydratase family protein, with amino-acid sequence MTVLVTGAFGLVGSATVRQIAGEGRRVVATDLDVPANRAAAETMSGVEVRYADLTDPAAIERLVAEVKPTAIVHLAAIIAPFCYSRRALARKVNVDGTANLLAAAAKLADRPRFVHASSIAVYGPRNPHTVTGVLRADTPTVPGDLYGSQKLAAEELVRASELDWAILRLGGVISVNLSLNQPEEMLYFESVLPTDGRLQTVDVRDVASAFSAATVRDGAVGKTLLIGGDDATHRQLQGEVAERVAGAMGMSGGFSAGRPGNPDSDVDWFATDWMDTAEAQQILEFQQHSWPEMMAQIRADTGAKRVLFKLAGPIARAVLSRRSAYHRWPGQYADPWTAIRARLGDPKPD
- a CDS encoding 3-beta-hydroxysteroid dehydrogenase; its protein translation is MGDPALTTDLGHVLVTGGSGFLGANLVRELLATGHRVRSTDRVPSPLPDQDNLETVLGDITDPEAVAKAVEGIDTIFHTAAIIELMGGASVTPEYRERNFAVNVGGTQNLVRAAQDAGVQRFVYTASNSVVMGGQPISGGDETLPYTDRFNDLYTETKVAAERYVLAQNGVEGMLTCSIRPSGIWGRGDQTMFRKLFESVIAGHVKVLIGGADAKLDNSYVHNLAHGFILAGRHLVPGGTAPGQAYFINDGEPINMFDFARPVIESCGRSWPKLRVPGAPLHKIVTFWQKLHFKFGIMAPPLEPTAIERLYLDNYFSTEKARRDLGYEPVYTTVDATEHCLDYYVSMFHEMEHAAKK
- a CDS encoding AI-2E family transporter; the protein is MLHQFTAAQRRALAVLTVLALLFGAYFLRSYLVLMAVGAILAYLFHPIYRRLRRRMNAGLSATTTLLAATLMVLVPVGGILFLAIVQISQMINGVGQWMAKTDLTELGNRVLGSVNDALGRIPYLDVSLSADGIRDWVSKAAQTVGSATLSVARESVGGVAWAIASAIIFLYVFLSLLTKGDRVLALFRDLNPLGEQASDLYLERVGAMVTATVRGQFIIALCQGVAASVSLYIAGVHDGFFMFVIFLTALSFIPLGAGIVTIPIGIGMALFGNVIGGIFVVVFHLLVVTNIDNLLRPFLVPKNAHLDPALMLMAVFAGLSMFGFWGIVLGPVTMIIIVTTISVYREVYAGVAIREADDEDDGGPPGGDGGPPGADPAGAILPVLAEGTAEGSQDGSAGGSSEDAGGAGAGGAGASGRPPATGD
- a CDS encoding exodeoxyribonuclease VII small subunit, with product MSTDDATPISELGYEQCRDELIDVVAVLERGGLTLDESLRLWERGEQLAKRCEEQLAGARQRVEDTLAAAARAEDADRN